A region of the Peptococcaceae bacterium genome:
GGAAATAGGCAATGGCCTCCTCCCGGCCCATTTCTTTTCTTACCAGCGGCAGGTCTTCTTTAACGATCTTTTCCATTTCCCGCTCAATCTCTTGCAGGTCATCGGGCGTAAAGGTGTGTTCGGAATCAAAATCATAATAATAACCTTCGGCAATTGCCGGGCCTATCCCCAGCTTTGTGCCGGGAAACAACCGCAGCACCGCCTGGGCCAGGATATGTGAAGTCGTGTGGCGAAAGGCGTTCTTGCCCTCCTGATCGTCAAAAGTAAGGATTTCCAAAATCCCGTCTTCCTCCACCCGGTAAGAGAGGTCCACCACTAAATTGTTGAACCTGGCAACCAGCGCATCTTTTGCCAGTCTCCTGCTGATGTTTTCGCTTATCTCGGCTACCGTTGTCCCCTTCTTGTACTCACGTACCGAGCCGTCTTTCAGCGTGATTTTCACCATCGCCATCCCTCCAAAAAAATATTGATAACAAATCATGGTAAAAAATTTAAACCCGTCCCTGAAAAGGGACGGGAAATAAACCCGCGGTTCCACCCTTGTTGAAAGACCTGTATTAAGGTCTTCCCGCTTTTTTATCCCGTTAACGCCGGAAATACGTTTTTCCTTACTGTTTTCAGGAAAAAAGCTCCCAGGCGGTCTCACCGCAGCCTTCCCGGAGATGCTTCCAGCCAGGGCATCACCTCTCTGGATGGAGACACTGCGGCAGTTGTCCCGGTCACAGCTCATGCAGGCTAACACTCACTTTTTAGACTGCTACACAGATTATAATTATAATAGATAAAAAAGTCACCTGTGTCAATTGCCGGGAATAACGCGCAAAGTTATCAGGCCCTGGATAATGCCGATAATAAAACCCAGTACGCCGCCCATCAACTCAATGTGCCCCAGTTCCCTGCCGGCCAGGCGGTAAGTGATCTTTTCCAGCTGCTCCACGTCGAAAGCAAAAATCTTTTCCTCTACTATTTTCCTGATCTCTTCCCGGACATCTTCCAATTCATTTTCATTCAGTATTCCCTGGGGGTTTTCCAGGAAAGCCAAAGTTTCCTGGTACAATGTTCTACCGGCATACTTGGCCAGGGTATTTTGCATAGACCCAGGGATGATGGACGGGAGCCTCTCTTTGACCCGCTCCTGGACCACGCGCCTGACCTTCCAGGCGATTTTTTCCTTAATGTCCTGGCGCGCAAGGCTTCGTGCCACATCCTGGCCGGTGATCAATTCCCTGCTGACCACTTCTCCCAAAGCCGCGGCGATGTCTTTTCGCCTTTTGGGGATAAGCCCCTGCAACGTCCAGTTTACAAGCGCTGTTCGATAGGCCCTGTACGGTCGAAAAAGCAGCCTTATTGCGGCGACATTAGTTATCCAACCTATCCAGGCTCCGATAAGCCCCATGACCAATAGATACCCTGCGGTTTTCATGCTTCCACCCGATACCTTCAATATGCTCTGTTCTGACCAAAAAACCTTCCCTATGTCAAAATACCAGAGAACACCGGAACAAGCAAGCCTTTAGAAATTTAAAAGCAAAACCAGCCTGCAGTTGAAGCAAGCTGGCCTACTCTTCCCAGTCGGGCCTGCAGTGCCGGCAGCCGCCGCATTGGGTCGCCTTCCGGCCAAAAACATTGAGAATTGTTCTTATGGTGTCACCCGGTTCCACTCCTTCTTCCAGGTGCAGTTCAACTTTGCGAGGGGCCAGGGTTATAAGCGCACTAATCAGCAGATCGTCATAATTGATGTCGTTTTCAAGTAAATCCACCATTAAACCGTTCAGGCACTCGTGGATAAACGGCCTGTCATGGGCATCAAGCATCATGAATTTACCATTTTTTTTAAAAATAATTTTTATCTTATCAACCCGTGGTTCCTGGATCTCCACAAAATATTTTAATAGCCGAATAAATTCCATGTACTCCTTTTCCAGCATGAATTCGTCAACGGCTGAATTTACAATTTCCTCCAGTTCGTTCTGGTATTCCTTGAGACGAAAATTTATAAAACCTTCCAGTATTAAATCTTTATGAATTTCAAAATAACCCAGGATTTTTTCCATCACCTTTTCTTTGCGCTGCCGGATTTGAAATGAATCGTACCCGCCGGGGTTAAGGACCTCCCTGGCCTTGTTCAGAATGGCCTGCTTCTCTTCGTCGTTATAATAAAAGTAGTTCACCCGCACAATTCTCCTGATAATCCTGGCTTCCCACTCTTCCACGATAATGTCCGCCAGGCAGCTGGCAATTGAGTTTTTGATTAAATCGAAAGCCTCTTTATTGTTTTTGCCCTGCCGTTCCTGGAGACGGCAATCCATAAAAGTGAATTCTCCTATTTTATCCACGCCAATATTCAAGGGAAAACCTTCTTTTTGCAGGCAGCCGAGTTTATCCATGAGCCTTGTGTATAAGAGGCCGGGCATGGTACTTGTTCCTATTGAAATCGGTTCGGTCAAAAGCACCAGCTCCTTTCGCAAAACTAGTATATGAGAGGAATTTATTAATATACAGGTGTGTTTATAGCAAAAAAAGCAAAAGAAGGGAACTTATCATCAATAAGCTCCCTTCTTATTTTTACAGTACACATGGCCTTTACATTGTCAGCTGTCCTTGGGGAAACTGGGTCTGGGCGTATTGTTGGTACTGCTGCTGGGATTGCTGTATTTTTTGCTGGTCCTCGACTTCCAGTTTATAGTAACCTCCTTCGAACATGACGTTAAAAAACTCCCTGGCGCACTGGTGCGTCTCATTGAGGATAACCGTCAGGTCCTGGAAAAGCTCGCGGTGGCTTGCTTCCCTGACCATCACGTTAAAGTTGTCGGTGAGCCATTTTTCCGTGCTCAGGCAATCATTGAGCCTGTCCTGGTCGGTCATTTCCGGTCCTTTGGCCTGAGGTTCCCCCGGCATTTTGGGGTTTTGAATTACATTGGGCTGCTGCTGTTGCATATCGCTCTCTCCTTACTGTTTTAATTTGGCGGCTGAATTTGCGGGATTAAGATGTTTCAACAGGATGCCGTAATGTTTTTGATGAACCTGGACCGCTTTTCTCATCAGGTTTTTTGCCTTGGCGTCCTGGGTTTCCTGC
Encoded here:
- the ytxC gene encoding putative sporulation protein YtxC, encoding MTEPISIGTSTMPGLLYTRLMDKLGCLQKEGFPLNIGVDKIGEFTFMDCRLQERQGKNNKEAFDLIKNSIASCLADIIVEEWEARIIRRIVRVNYFYYNDEEKQAILNKAREVLNPGGYDSFQIRQRKEKVMEKILGYFEIHKDLILEGFINFRLKEYQNELEEIVNSAVDEFMLEKEYMEFIRLLKYFVEIQEPRVDKIKIIFKKNGKFMMLDAHDRPFIHECLNGLMVDLLENDINYDDLLISALITLAPRKVELHLEEGVEPGDTIRTILNVFGRKATQCGGCRHCRPDWEE
- a CDS encoding DUF445 family protein, which gives rise to MKTAGYLLVMGLIGAWIGWITNVAAIRLLFRPYRAYRTALVNWTLQGLIPKRRKDIAAALGEVVSRELITGQDVARSLARQDIKEKIAWKVRRVVQERVKERLPSIIPGSMQNTLAKYAGRTLYQETLAFLENPQGILNENELEDVREEIRKIVEEKIFAFDVEQLEKITYRLAGRELGHIELMGGVLGFIIGIIQGLITLRVIPGN
- a CDS encoding spore coat protein encodes the protein MQQQQPNVIQNPKMPGEPQAKGPEMTDQDRLNDCLSTEKWLTDNFNVMVREASHRELFQDLTVILNETHQCAREFFNVMFEGGYYKLEVEDQQKIQQSQQQYQQYAQTQFPQGQLTM